From one Nycticebus coucang isolate mNycCou1 chromosome 14, mNycCou1.pri, whole genome shotgun sequence genomic stretch:
- the LOC128565731 gene encoding olfactory receptor 51G1, whose product MIVLYNSSFQKATFFLTGFQGLEDLNGWISIPFCSIYLTVILGNLTILHVIHTDATLHEPMYYFLAMLALTDLGLCLSTLPTVLGVFWFDAREIGIPACFTQLFFIHTLSLLESSVLLSMSFDRYVAICNPLRYSTVLTPARIVKLGLGSVLRSALLILPLPFLLKRFQYCGSHVLAHAYCLHLEIMKLACSSIIVNHIYGLFVVACTVGVDSLLIFLSYTLILRTVLSIASRRERLRALNTCVSHICAVLLFYIPMIGLSLVHRFGEHLPRIVHLLMSYVYLLAPPLLNPIVYSIKTKQIRQRIIKKLEFVKSFRCFRQD is encoded by the coding sequence ATGATAGTCCTTTATAATAGCAGCTTTCAAAAGGCCACTTTCTTCCTGACCGGCTTTCAAGGTTTGGAAGATCTCAATGGCTGGATCTCCATTCCCTTCTGCTCCATCTACTTGACAGTTATCTTGGGGAACCTTACCATTCTCCACGTCATCCATACTGATGCCACCCTCCACGAACCCATGTACTATTTCCTGGCCATGCTGGCCCTCACGGACTTGGGACTTTGCCTTTCCACGCTGCCCACTGTGCTGGGCGTCTTCTGGTTTGATGCCAGAGAGATTGGCATCCCTGCCTGCTTCACTCAGCTCTTCTTCATCCATACCTTGTCTCTGCTAGAGTCATCTGTTCTGTTGTCCATGTCCTttgaccgctatgtggccattTGCAATCCGCTGCGTTACTCCACGGTCCTGACGCCGGCACGTATCGTcaagctggggctgggctcggtGCTTCGGAGTGCCCTCCTTATCCTCCCCCTGCCGTTTCTCCTTAAGCGCTTCCAGTACTGCGGCTCCCACGTGCTGGCCCACGCCTACTGTCTGCACCTAGAGATTATGAAGCTGGCCTGCTCTAGCATCATAGTCAATCACATCTACGGGCTCTTTGTCGTGGCCTGCACAGTGGGCGTGGACTCCCTGCTCATCTTCCTCTCGTACACCCTCATCCTTCGCACTGTGCTGAGCATCGCCTCCCGCCGAGAGCGACTCCGAGCCCTCAACACCTGCGTCTCCCATATCTGTGCTGTGCTGCTCTTCTACATCCCCATGATTGGGTTGTCTCTTGTGCATCGCTTTGGCGAGCATCTGCCCCGCATTGTGCACCTCCTCATGTCTTATGTGTATCTGCTGGCACCTCCCCTCCTGAACCCCATAGTCTACAGCATCAAGACAAAGCAAATTCGCCAACGCATCATTAAGAAGTTAGAGTTTGTAAAGTCATTTAGGTGTTTTCGGCAGGATTAA